The following are encoded in a window of Magnolia sinica isolate HGM2019 chromosome 11, MsV1, whole genome shotgun sequence genomic DNA:
- the LOC131219237 gene encoding heparanase-like protein 1, translating to MGFQAFFVLFLCSLPEIFAQEAVDATIVIEGAATISKTDDNFVCATLDWWPPEKCNYDHCPWGQASVLNLDLDHPFLATAIKAFHPLRIRVGGSLQDQVVYDVGKLGSPCHPFRKMADGLFGFSKGCLRMDRWDELNLLFKKTGSVVTFGLNALYGRHQIKKGVWGGAWNSSNARSLIEYTISKGYNVDSWEFGNELSGKGIGASVGAEQYGKDLIGLKAILNNLYKKSKIQPSLLAPGGFFEKKWYTQLLQVSGSNVVDVLTHHIYNLGAGVDPHLVDKILDPHQLSHIAGTFRDLQLTIKTHGPWASAWVGESGGAYNSGGRRVSDTFVNSFWYLDQLGMASKYGTKAYCRQSLLGGNYGLLNKTTFVPNPDYYSALLWHRLMGKGVLAVNYSGSPFLRAYAHCSKGKAGVTLLLINLSNTTEFAVTIRNEMNLNHRVDEDVQREGSFMTGLKRTVAWVGRKASDVSDQREEYHLTPKDGYLRSQTMLLNGNPLELTEDGNIPALDPVLVDVSSPIAIAPLSIAFASLPKFESAACA from the exons ATGGGGTTTCAAGCTTTCTTTGTTCTCTTTCTATGCTCTCTTCCTGAGATTTTTGCCCAAGAGGCTGTAGATGCAACCATTGTAATCGAGGGTGCGGCCACAATATCCAAGACCGACGATAATTTTGTGTGTGCTACTCTTGATTGGTGGCCCCCTGAAAAGTGCAACTATGATCACTGCCCATGGGGTCAAGCTTCTGTTCTAAATCTG GACCTGGATCATCCCTTTCTTGCTACGGCCATTAAAG CTTTCCATCCTCTAAGAATAAGAGTAGGAGGTTCTCTCCAAGACCAAGTTGTTTATGATGTTGGGAAATTGGGgtctccatgccatccatttagaAAGATGGCAGATGGGTTGTTCGGATTCTCCAAAGGTTGCTTGCGTATGGACAGGTGGGATGAGCTGAACCTGTTATTCAAGAAAACGGG ATCAGTTGTGACATTTGGTCTTAATGCACTCTACGGGAGGCATCAGATAAAAAAGGGTGTATGGGGAGGTGCTTGGAACTCTAGTAATGCTCGCAGTTTGATAGAATACACCATTTCGAAGGGATATAATGTTGATTCATGGGAATTTG GAAATGAGTTGAGTGGAAAAGGTATTGGTGCAAGTGTTGGTGCTGAACAGTATGGAAAGGATCTAATTGGCCTTAAAGCTATCCTCAACAACCTATACAAGAAGTCGAAAATACAGCCGTCGCTGTTGGCACCTGGAGGTTTCTTTGAAAAAAAGTGGTATACTCAACTTCTTCAGGTTTCCGGGTCAAACGTTGTTGATGTCTTGACACATCATATATATAATCTTGGTGCAG GTGTTGACCCTCATCTTGTTGATAAGATCTTGGATCCCCATCAGTTAAGTCACATAGCTGGAACATTCAGAGATCTCCAACTAACAATAAAAACACATGGTCCATGGGCTTCTGCTTGGGTTGGGGAATCTGGCGGGGCCTACAACAGTGGGGGACGGCGGGTCTCCGACACCTTTGTAAACAGTTTTTG GTACTTAGATCAGCTCGGAATGGCATCCAAGTATGGTACTAAGGCGTACTGTAGGCAGAGTTTACTTGGTGGCAACTATGGCCTTTTGAACAAAACAACTTTTGTTCCTAACCCTGATTACTACAG TGCATTGCTATGGCATCGGCTGATGGGAAAAGGAGTTCTTGCTGTTAATTATAGTGGCTCTCCATTTTTACGTGCCTATGCCCATTGTTCGAAAGGAAAG GCTGGTGTGACTTTGCTTCTGATCAATCTAAGCAACACCACTGAGTTTGCTGTCACCATCAGAAATGAGATGAACCTCAATCATCGCGTAGATGAAGACGTTCAAAGAGAAGGTTCTTTTATGACCGGTCTCAAGAGAACAGTTGCGTGGGTTGGTAGGAAAGCATCGGATGTGTCAGACCAGAGGGAAGAGTACCATCTGACCCCCAAAGATGGCTACCTCCGAAGCCAAACCATGCTCCTCAATGGGAATCCTTTGGAGCTGACCGAGGATGGGAACATCCCGGCTTTGGATCCTGTTCTTGTCGACGTGAGCTCGCCTATAGCCATCGCTCCTTTGTCCATTGCCTTCGCCTCTTTGCCAAAGTTTGAGTCAGCCGCTTGTGCATGA
- the LOC131219238 gene encoding heparanase-like protein 2, giving the protein MDRWDALYELFSSQGAVLTFGLNALIGRKKANQDPKDTLYIGNWNPSNTRAFMQYILSKGQKIDSWEFGNELCGGGIAAKVEPNQYGEDMIVLRKLVDELYQNSGKKPQIMAPGGFFEKKWFDDFLLASGPDVVDVVSHHIYNLGAGVDPTLFDKMQDPYHLNEIVQTYNDLEVTLKEFGPWSSAWVSESGGAYNSGGKLVSHAFVNSFWFLDQLGMTSTYNHKVFCRQTLIGGNYGLLNTTTMVPNPDYYSALLFHRLMGKGVLATNHNGSPYLRAYAHCRRNGAAGITLLLINLSNSTSFNVSLANDLNLYPPLEASAQAIAGGQRDEYHLTAKDGDLKSTTMLLNGSPLELTENGDIPDLKPTQVDSSKPVSVAQSSIVFAVFKDFKAPAC; this is encoded by the exons AGCTGTGCTAACATTTGGACTGAATGCACTCATTGGGAGAAAGAAGGCAAATCAAGATCCAAAAGATACTCTTTACATAGGCAATTGGAACCCATCAAACACTCGTGCTTTCATGCAGTACATCCTCTCAAAGGGCCAAAAGATCGACTCATGGGAATTCG GAAATGAACTCTGTGGAGGCGGAATTGCTGCAAAGGTAGAACCTAATCAATACGGAGAGGACATGATCGTACTTAGAAAACTTGTCGACGAGCTATATCAGAATTCCGGGAAAAAACCACAGATTATGGCCCCTGGAGGTTTCTTTGAGAAAAAGTGGTTTGATGACTTCCTTCTGGCCTCAGGGCCCGACGTTGTCGACGTAGTGAGCCATCATATCTACAACCTTGGTGCAG GTGTTGATCCGACTCTATTCGACAAGATGCAAGATCCATATCATCTCAATGAGATAGTTCAGACATACAATGACCTTGAGGTCACGCTTAAGGAGTTCGGCCCATGGTCATCGGCTTGGGTTTCAGAATCCGGTGGTGCATACAACAGCGGAGGCAAACTCGTATCACACGCCTTCGTAAATAGCTTCTG GTTCTTGGATCAGCTTGGTATGACATCAACGTATAACCACAAAGTTTTCTGCAGGCAGACATTGATAGGTGGAAACTACGGTCTCCTCAACACCACAACAATGGTACCCAACCCAGACTATTATAG CGCTCTTCTTTTCCACCGGTTAATGGGGAAAGGTGTTCTTGCTACCAATCACAATGGCTCGCCGTACTTACGTGCATATGCTCATTGCCGTAGAAATGGG gctgCTGGAATTACTCTGCTTCTGATTAATCTATCCAACTCGACATCCTTCAACGTTTCGCTGGCCAACGACCTGAACTTATACCCACCATTGGAAGCTTCAGCGCAAGCCATAGCAGGTGGGCAAAGAGATGAGTATCATTTGACTGCCAAAGATGGTGATCTAAAGAGCACCACCATGCTGCTCAACGGGTCACCGTTGGAGCTTACAGAAAATGGTGACATCCCTGATTTGAAACCAACCCAAGTTGACAGTTCAAAACCTGTGAGTGTTGCTCAGTCATCGATTGTCTTTGCTGTCTTTAAGGACTTCAAGGCTCCAGCCTGCTGA